In a single window of the Rhodothermales bacterium genome:
- a CDS encoding mechanosensitive ion channel family protein, whose protein sequence is MEALLSGWEPVARSGLLLAAAAALGLVLHFVAYRAVAALGHRRPAWLPLDGVLLGKSRAPMRLIVPLLTMRAAFPLAERGLPPEWLASGAAVLYVVFVLAVGWLLVRLVDVTQYALTRDLDIGAADNLAARRRTTQVGILRRLVIVGIVLLTAAAVLLRFEGFREIGAGLLASAGIAGIVLGFAAQRTLGNLIAGIQIAITQPIRIEDVVVIEGEWGRIEEITLTYVVVRIWDLRRLVVPIGYFIEKPFTNWTRTAANLLGTAFFYVDYSVPVEAVREELHRVLQSSEWWDGEAWALQVTDLTERTVQLRALMSAANSGDAFNLRCDVRERLTAFLQAQYPDALPTVRARIASADGAAEPGAEA, encoded by the coding sequence ATGGAAGCCCTCCTCTCCGGCTGGGAGCCCGTCGCCCGCTCGGGCCTGCTCCTCGCCGCCGCCGCCGCCCTCGGGCTCGTCCTCCACTTCGTCGCGTATCGGGCCGTCGCTGCGCTCGGCCACCGCCGGCCAGCCTGGCTCCCGCTCGACGGCGTGCTCCTCGGGAAGTCACGCGCGCCGATGCGGCTGATCGTCCCCCTCCTCACGATGCGCGCTGCTTTCCCGCTCGCCGAACGCGGCCTGCCGCCGGAGTGGCTCGCGAGCGGGGCCGCCGTGCTGTACGTCGTGTTCGTCCTCGCCGTGGGCTGGCTGCTCGTTCGCCTCGTGGACGTGACGCAGTACGCGCTCACGCGCGACCTCGACATCGGCGCGGCGGACAACCTCGCCGCGCGCCGCCGCACAACGCAGGTCGGCATCCTCCGCCGGCTCGTCATCGTCGGGATCGTCCTGCTGACGGCGGCGGCGGTGCTCCTCCGGTTCGAGGGCTTCCGCGAGATCGGCGCCGGGCTCCTCGCCTCGGCGGGCATCGCGGGGATCGTGCTCGGCTTCGCGGCGCAGCGGACGCTCGGCAACCTCATCGCGGGCATCCAGATCGCCATCACGCAGCCGATCCGCATCGAGGACGTGGTCGTGATCGAGGGGGAGTGGGGGCGGATCGAGGAGATCACGCTGACCTACGTCGTCGTGCGGATCTGGGACCTCCGCCGGCTCGTCGTGCCGATCGGCTACTTCATCGAGAAGCCGTTCACGAACTGGACGCGGACCGCGGCGAACCTCCTCGGCACGGCGTTCTTCTACGTCGACTACTCGGTCCCGGTCGAAGCCGTGCGGGAGGAGCTCCACCGCGTGCTCCAGTCGTCGGAGTGGTGGGACGGCGAGGCGTGGGCGCTGCAGGTGACGGACCTCACCGAGCGGACGGTGCAGCTCCGCGCCCTCATGAGCGCGGCGAACTCGGGCGACGCCTTCAACCTCCGCTGCGACGTCCGCGAGCGGCTGACGGCGTTCCTCCAAGCTCAGTATCCCGACGCCCTCCCGACAGTGCGCGCCCGCATCGCGTCGGCGGACGGTGCGGCCGAGCCCGGGGCCGAGGCGTGA
- a CDS encoding serine/threonine-protein kinase yields the protein MDTARWERVQALFDDALALPEPERLAFLDAASGGDADLVAEVEALLAEDAAGADGAPLLEGRDLADLAHDVLDGSVPALRRVGPYRVLGVLGQGGMGVVYLAERERLGHRVAVKVLRDAALSPARRERFAREEQTLAALTHPAIARLYSADVLADGTPYFVMEAVDGQPITDYCAAHESTLGERLRLFRDVCDAVCYAHQQAIIHRDLKPSNIFVTADGAVKLLDFGIAKPIEGLGAPAAQTQTGLRLMTPAYAAPEQIRGEPVGTYTDVYALGVVLYELLAGCLPFDLDGLTPGQAEALILEQPPERPSARLCDGGVPGPIPRRAWADLDVLCLTAMHEDPARRYGTIDALLRDLDRFRDGRPLEAQPDSLGYRAGKFLRRHREVITASALVVALIVALVGFYTLRLADARDAALAEAAKAEQVSDYLLSLFEAGDPYAADSLSVRALLEQGVEQAEALEDQPAVQAQMLDVLGRVYLLLSQYDRAAALLHRAVDLRREGDPLDLAESLVNLGELHIYAGAYDSAEVVTREALALHERHLPPGHPDLAATLDNLGVILSRQGDYAAAGALYRLALTIRRNLYDRPHEDLSNSLNNLAVNLYRQGDYDAAEAYYRESIAVDRVVFGPDHPSVATGLANLGKLFEERGDYAAAEGLLTEALRIRRAALGAGHYETALSLSQLGGLLQRAGQPDRATPYLREALATREQLLGPDHISTATTRSHFAAALQEQGDYATADTLFRRVLEAYRMGLGDDHWYTGAARCNLGRLFHLRGEPEAAEAAYREGLAVLRGALPAGHQTIAHNEGRFGLLLLEQGRFAEAEPLLLASFEGIGTARGADHPDTREAARRLIELYEAAGRPDDADRYRAELVVAAEGRGAGEG from the coding sequence ATGGACACGGCCCGATGGGAACGCGTACAGGCCCTCTTCGACGACGCCCTCGCCCTGCCGGAGCCCGAGCGACTGGCGTTCCTCGACGCCGCGAGCGGCGGCGACGCCGACCTCGTCGCGGAAGTGGAGGCTCTCCTGGCGGAGGACGCGGCTGGTGCGGACGGAGCCCCGCTGTTAGAAGGCCGGGACCTCGCCGACCTCGCCCACGACGTGCTCGACGGCTCCGTCCCTGCGCTCCGGCGCGTCGGTCCGTACCGCGTGCTCGGCGTACTCGGGCAGGGCGGGATGGGCGTCGTCTACCTCGCCGAGCGCGAGCGGCTCGGCCACCGCGTCGCCGTTAAAGTCCTCCGCGACGCGGCCCTCTCGCCCGCCCGGCGCGAGCGGTTCGCGCGCGAGGAGCAGACGCTCGCCGCGCTCACGCACCCCGCGATCGCCCGGCTCTACAGCGCCGACGTCCTCGCCGACGGCACACCGTACTTCGTGATGGAGGCCGTCGACGGCCAGCCGATCACCGACTACTGCGCGGCACACGAGAGCACCCTCGGCGAGCGGCTCCGGCTGTTCCGCGACGTGTGCGACGCCGTGTGCTACGCCCACCAGCAGGCCATCATCCACCGCGACCTCAAGCCGTCGAACATCTTCGTCACGGCAGACGGCGCGGTGAAGCTCCTCGACTTCGGCATCGCGAAGCCCATCGAGGGCCTCGGCGCACCGGCCGCGCAAACGCAGACCGGGCTCCGGTTGATGACGCCGGCCTACGCCGCGCCCGAGCAGATCCGCGGCGAGCCCGTCGGGACGTACACCGACGTCTACGCCCTCGGCGTCGTGCTCTATGAGCTCCTCGCCGGCTGCCTGCCGTTCGACCTCGACGGCCTGACGCCGGGCCAGGCCGAGGCGCTGATCCTGGAGCAGCCCCCCGAGCGCCCCTCGGCCCGGTTGTGCGACGGCGGTGTGCCCGGCCCCATCCCCCGCCGCGCGTGGGCCGACCTCGACGTGCTCTGCCTGACGGCGATGCACGAGGACCCGGCCCGGCGCTACGGCACGATCGACGCGCTCCTCCGCGACCTCGACCGCTTCCGCGACGGGAGGCCGCTCGAAGCTCAACCCGACTCGCTGGGCTACCGCGCGGGCAAGTTCCTGCGGCGGCACCGGGAGGTGATCACGGCGTCCGCCCTCGTCGTTGCCCTCATCGTCGCCCTCGTCGGGTTCTACACGCTCCGCCTCGCCGACGCCCGCGACGCCGCGCTCGCCGAGGCGGCGAAGGCCGAGCAGGTGAGCGACTACCTCCTCAGTCTCTTCGAAGCCGGCGACCCCTACGCCGCCGACAGTCTCAGCGTCCGCGCCCTCCTGGAACAGGGCGTGGAGCAGGCCGAGGCGCTAGAGGATCAGCCCGCCGTGCAAGCGCAGATGCTCGACGTGCTGGGCCGGGTCTACCTCCTCCTCAGCCAGTACGACCGCGCCGCCGCCCTCCTCCACCGCGCCGTCGACCTCCGCCGCGAGGGCGACCCACTCGACCTCGCCGAGAGCCTCGTGAACCTCGGCGAGCTTCACATCTACGCTGGCGCCTACGACAGCGCCGAGGTCGTCACGCGCGAGGCCCTCGCCCTCCACGAGCGCCACCTCCCGCCCGGCCACCCCGATCTCGCCGCGACGCTCGACAACCTCGGCGTCATCCTCAGTCGCCAGGGCGACTACGCCGCCGCCGGAGCGCTCTACCGCCTCGCCCTCACGATCCGCCGTAACCTCTACGACAGGCCCCACGAGGACCTCAGCAACAGCCTCAACAACCTCGCTGTCAACCTCTATCGACAGGGCGACTACGACGCGGCCGAGGCCTACTACCGCGAGTCGATCGCCGTGGACCGCGTGGTCTTCGGCCCCGACCACCCGAGCGTCGCCACCGGCCTCGCCAACCTCGGCAAGCTCTTCGAGGAGCGCGGCGACTACGCCGCCGCCGAGGGCCTCCTCACCGAAGCCCTCCGCATCCGCCGCGCCGCCCTCGGGGCGGGCCACTACGAAACCGCGCTCAGCCTGAGCCAGCTCGGCGGCCTGCTCCAGCGCGCGGGCCAACCCGACCGCGCCACGCCGTACCTCCGCGAGGCCCTCGCCACGCGTGAGCAGCTCCTCGGCCCCGACCACATCAGCACGGCGACGACGCGCAGCCACTTCGCCGCCGCCCTCCAGGAGCAGGGCGACTACGCCACCGCCGATACCCTCTTCCGCCGCGTGCTGGAGGCGTACCGTATGGGCTTGGGCGATGACCACTGGTACACCGGCGCGGCGCGGTGCAACCTCGGCCGTCTCTTCCACCTCCGGGGCGAGCCCGAGGCAGCGGAAGCGGCGTACCGCGAAGGCCTGGCCGTGCTGCGCGGCGCACTCCCGGCGGGGCACCAGACCATCGCCCACAACGAGGGCCGGTTCGGCCTCCTCCTCCTCGAGCAAGGGCGCTTCGCCGAGGCCGAGCCGCTCCTGCTCGCCAGCTTCGAAGGAATCGGCACAGCCCGCGGCGCCGACCATCCCGACACCCGAGAAGCCGCCCGCCGCCTCATCGAGCTCTACGAAGCCGCAGGCCGACCGGATGACGCCGATCGTTACCGCGCCGAGCTTGTAGTGGCAGCCGAGGGACGCGGGGCAGGCGAAGGGTAA
- a CDS encoding ECF-type sigma factor, with protein MHARPSPDASVPLDRLFSAAYEELRRLATTVKSGDASETLNPTALVNEAYLKLAASLRLAPSSRLHFKRIAARAMRQVLIEAARRRNALKRGGDYAFVTFDEGTDGAVTECDEVLTLDAALERLARFSPRQAELVELRFFGGLDAAEAAEIMGISESTVARDWRLAKAWLARELRSPA; from the coding sequence GTGCACGCCCGCCCCTCGCCCGACGCCAGCGTCCCCCTCGACCGGCTCTTCAGCGCGGCCTACGAAGAGCTGCGCCGCCTCGCCACGACGGTGAAGAGCGGGGATGCGAGTGAGACGCTCAACCCCACGGCGCTCGTCAACGAGGCCTACCTCAAGCTCGCGGCCTCGCTTCGGCTCGCCCCCTCGTCGCGGCTCCACTTCAAGCGGATCGCGGCCCGCGCCATGCGGCAGGTGCTGATCGAGGCGGCGCGTCGCCGCAACGCGCTCAAACGCGGCGGCGACTACGCCTTCGTCACGTTCGACGAAGGGACCGACGGGGCCGTAACGGAGTGCGACGAGGTGCTGACCCTCGACGCTGCACTCGAACGCCTCGCCCGCTTCAGCCCGCGGCAGGCGGAGCTCGTGGAACTCCGTTTCTTCGGCGGCCTCGACGCCGCCGAGGCCGCCGAGATCATGGGCATCTCCGAATCGACCGTCGCGCGGGACTGGCGGCTGGCGAAGGCGTGGCTCGCACGCGAACTCCGCTCGCCTGCATAA
- a CDS encoding ABC transporter ATP-binding protein, whose product MLLPPPFSFSNPQSEIQNPVLLTVSCLSKQFADGALPVVNGLSFEVAEGETFALLGPSGCGKTTALRCIAGFERPDGGTVMLGGRTLVGDGVSVPPERRGIGFVFQDYALFPHLSVRDNVGFGLRAMGKAEREQRVADVIRLVGLGGFEARKPHALSGGQQQRVALARAIAPRPRLVLLDEPFSNLDALLRQEMRERVRDLLKAEGMTALLVTHDQEEALSFADRVAVMQNGRIDQIGTPEAIYTTPRTLFVAQFLGRTNLLLTQADGDAADTVLGRLQLNRAASGPVLVSIRPEHLALTAEPDAADSLEGVVLAREYKGHDITYRVQLGPVDCLVHCDSRTRFAPGDAVWVRALEPAVVLEKVGEPAVG is encoded by the coding sequence ATGCTACTACCTCCGCCGTTCTCGTTTTCCAATCCGCAATCTGAAATCCAAAATCCAGTGCTCCTCACCGTCTCCTGCCTCTCGAAGCAGTTCGCCGACGGCGCGCTGCCCGTCGTGAACGGCCTCTCGTTCGAGGTCGCCGAGGGCGAGACGTTCGCCCTCCTCGGGCCGAGCGGGTGCGGGAAGACGACGGCGCTCCGCTGCATCGCCGGGTTCGAGCGGCCCGACGGTGGGACGGTGATGCTCGGGGGGCGGACGCTCGTCGGCGACGGCGTGTCGGTGCCGCCAGAGCGGCGCGGGATCGGGTTCGTGTTTCAGGATTACGCCCTCTTCCCCCACCTCTCGGTCCGCGACAACGTGGGCTTCGGGCTGCGGGCGATGGGGAAGGCGGAGCGCGAGCAGCGCGTCGCCGATGTCATCCGGCTCGTCGGGCTCGGCGGGTTCGAGGCGCGGAAGCCGCACGCGCTCTCGGGCGGACAGCAGCAGCGCGTCGCCCTCGCCCGCGCGATTGCACCGCGCCCGCGCCTCGTCCTCCTCGACGAGCCGTTCTCGAACCTCGACGCGCTCCTCCGGCAGGAGATGCGCGAGCGCGTCCGCGACCTCCTCAAAGCCGAGGGCATGACGGCGCTCCTCGTCACCCACGATCAGGAAGAGGCCCTCTCCTTCGCCGACCGCGTGGCCGTGATGCAGAACGGGCGGATCGACCAGATCGGCACGCCGGAAGCCATTTACACCACGCCGCGCACGCTCTTCGTCGCCCAGTTCCTCGGCCGCACGAACCTCCTCCTGACGCAGGCCGACGGCGACGCGGCCGACACCGTACTCGGCCGGCTCCAGCTCAACCGCGCCGCGAGCGGCCCCGTCCTCGTCTCGATCCGCCCCGAGCACCTCGCCCTCACCGCCGAGCCCGACGCCGCCGACAGCCTCGAAGGCGTCGTGCTCGCCCGCGAGTACAAGGGCCACGACATCACGTACCGCGTCCAGCTCGGCCCCGTCGACTGCCTCGTCCACTGCGACAGCCGCACGCGCTTCGCGCCGGGCGACGCCGTGTGGGTCCGCGCGCTCGAACCCGCCGTCGTGCTCGAAAAGGTCGGCGAGCCGGCCGTGGGCTGA